The following nucleotide sequence is from Desulfovulcanus ferrireducens.
GTCATAATCCCCAAATACGGGCCTCCGAAACTAAGAGGCAGGCCCAAACTCTGGCCTTCGGCTACTGCTATGTCTGCGCCCATCTGGCCCGGAGTTTTTAAAACTGACTGCAAAAGGGCATAGACAGAAATGATACTTAAGGCTCCATTTTCCTTGGCTTTAGCAAACAGAGGAGTAAAATCATTGATGCAGCCAAAAAAATTAGGATTCTGGACAACCACTGCGGCTGTGTGTTCGTCAATCTGATCCATCAGTCCTTGGATATCTGTCTGGCCCTGGTTATGAGAAACGGTAACCAGCTCAAGGTGTAGATTGGTTGTATAGCAGTCAAGCATGCAGCGATAGATGGGACTCAAGTCTTCCGAGACAATGATTTTTTTTCTTTTTGTGGCCCGTACAGCCATCATGATAGCCTCGTAAATGGCAGTACCACCATCATATAAAGAGGCATTGGCATAATCCATATCCATGAGTCGGCACATTGCAGTCTGATATTCAAAAATTGCCTGCAGGGTGCCTTGGGAAGCTTCAGGCTGATACGGGGTATAGGCAGTGTAAAATTCAGAGCGAGAAAGGATAGCTTTTATAGCCGAAGGGATATAGTGGTCATAAAAGCCAGCGCCCAAAAAGGTGGTTAAGTCAGTATTATTTTTGGCTGCCAGCTTTTCCAAATGGTTGCGTACCTGCATTTCGCTTTGGCCCTGGGGCAGATCAAAACTTTTGGGCCTTAGCTCAGGAGCAATGTCTGTAAACAGGTCATCTATGCTGGACACGCCAATGGTGTCCAGCATTTCCTGTTGTTGTTTAGGAGTGTGGGGTATGTATGGCATAGCAAATAATTAAGGTTTAAGGTTAAATTCAAAATGTCTGATTATATATGTCAATTTATATATGTCAATGAGTACCAAAATACAAATTATGAGACTAGTGGTCTTCTTCAGCCACTATTTGAGCATATTCTTCGCTATTTAGCAGACCTTCAGCAGGAGATGATAGTTTGAACTTGGCTATCCAGCCCTGTCCATAGGGGTCTTCATTTATTTTTTCCGGAGCATTTTCCAGCTCTTCATTGACAGCTATTACTTCTCCTGTGACCGGTGAGTAAATTTCACTGGCTGCTTTAACAGACTCAATGCTGCCCATTTCATCGCCAGCATTGAGTTTTTGTCCAATTTGGGGCAGTTCAATAAAGGTGATGTCACCGAGTTGTTCCTGGGCAAAGTGAGTAATGCCAATTACTGCTTCATCTCCTTCTATCTTTGCCCATTCATGGGTTTTGGAGTAAAGTAAATTTTCAGGTATCATGATTTCCTCCTTGAAAGCTTTTGTAAAAACAAATTTTTTCTTTCATATAACTTCTACTCAAAAAGGGCAATGGTAGATTTTGGACAAAATTCGGCCTTGTCAAAGTAGGCTATATAACACTATAAAACGCAGTAAACTCGATAAACCAAAAGGCTTATGCGAATTTTAAATCTTGAAGGAGAATACTTTGTCCCTGCTTTAAAGAAAGCCGGGCACAAGGTTTTAAGCATAGGCTATAGTGAAAATTG
It contains:
- the gcvPA gene encoding aminomethyl-transferring glycine dehydrogenase subunit GcvPA gives rise to the protein MPYIPHTPKQQQEMLDTIGVSSIDDLFTDIAPELRPKSFDLPQGQSEMQVRNHLEKLAAKNNTDLTTFLGAGFYDHYIPSAIKAILSRSEFYTAYTPYQPEASQGTLQAIFEYQTAMCRLMDMDYANASLYDGGTAIYEAIMMAVRATKRKKIIVSEDLSPIYRCMLDCYTTNLHLELVTVSHNQGQTDIQGLMDQIDEHTAAVVVQNPNFFGCINDFTPLFAKAKENGALSIISVYALLQSVLKTPGQMGADIAVAEGQSLGLPLSFGGPYLGIMTCRGKLIRQMPGRIVGKTVDKDGREGFVLTLQAREQHIRRQKATSNICSNQSLCALQSLVYVSLLGPKGLKRTAGSCIELAHYAAQKLTSIDGVTLLNDAPFGNEFTLRLPVSAYDIIDKLIPHGYVPGFPLGRYYQGMENCLLIACTEKRTKQDIGILAELMRGALS
- the gcvH gene encoding glycine cleavage system protein GcvH yields the protein MIPENLLYSKTHEWAKIEGDEAVIGITHFAQEQLGDITFIELPQIGQKLNAGDEMGSIESVKAASEIYSPVTGEVIAVNEELENAPEKINEDPYGQGWIAKFKLSSPAEGLLNSEEYAQIVAEEDH